One stretch of Schlesneria sp. DSM 10557 DNA includes these proteins:
- a CDS encoding FHA domain-containing protein — protein sequence MNHDGFKIGTGRQCDLILEDPTIPRLHSQIHIQSGAVWIETVCDDLYLTVNGATCRRMALRDGDRLQIGSTRLSIQLAPQPLFAEVGEATNGGLPEDLASLTAEELCDRILTEQAIVKELSADADSGWGALVKAIEAVREVPTSLESESIPHAEEVRVYNTLLSHLQELQVAIADRTRELNQKEAEVLATASMMEETQKRVTQRLDVILDHLNGPESNELRASA from the coding sequence GTGAACCACGATGGATTCAAAATCGGAACGGGTCGTCAATGCGACCTGATTCTGGAAGATCCCACGATTCCTCGCTTGCACAGTCAGATTCACATTCAATCTGGCGCAGTCTGGATTGAAACCGTCTGTGACGACCTGTACCTGACCGTGAATGGCGCCACCTGTCGACGGATGGCACTGCGTGACGGCGATCGCTTGCAGATTGGTTCCACCCGGTTGTCAATCCAGCTTGCTCCGCAACCCCTCTTCGCCGAAGTCGGTGAAGCGACAAATGGAGGCCTTCCCGAAGACCTCGCGTCACTCACGGCAGAGGAATTGTGTGATCGGATTCTGACCGAGCAGGCAATCGTCAAGGAACTGTCCGCAGACGCCGACAGCGGCTGGGGGGCTCTCGTGAAAGCGATTGAAGCGGTCAGAGAAGTGCCGACATCGCTGGAATCAGAAAGCATTCCTCATGCGGAAGAAGTCCGCGTCTACAATACACTGCTGAGTCATCTTCAGGAGTTGCAAGTAGCCATCGCGGATCGAACACGCGAACTGAACCAGAAAGAGGCCGAGGTGCTCGCCACGGCGTCGATGATGGAAGAGACCCAGAAACGGGTGACGCAGCGATTGGACGTGATTCTCGACCATCTCAACGGTCCCGAGTCCAATGAACTGCGAGCGAGTGCCTGA
- the aroA gene encoding 3-phosphoshikimate 1-carboxyvinyltransferase produces MTPSREIQPVCGPVNGSIRPPGSKSLTNRALVVAALASGTSHLTGVLDSRDTQVMIDSLKRLGLTVDHDAAKGTVRIDGCHGNPPTSAADLWLENSGTSIRFLTALCALGQGRYRLDGNSRMRERPIADLVVALRQFGIEVECELGNDCPPVLIHGQGLPGGTISIKANLSSQFLSAVLMAAPCAQQTVEIRLAGELVSEPYIEMTLAVMSQFGVNVDRPEAGVYRITPQTYVATTYDIEPDASAASYFFGLAAVTQGNITVHGLNANALQGDVHFVRALEQMGCQVTWNADSVTVQGRPLQGIDIDMNAISDTAQTLACVAPFATGPTRIRNVAHMRLKETDRVTAVVTELQKLGCRVEEHPDGMTIHPGPLHGGTVATYDDHRMAMSFSLIGLRVPGIVISDPGCTSKTYPNYFEDLERLCGKA; encoded by the coding sequence ATGACACCCTCTCGTGAAATTCAACCTGTCTGTGGCCCTGTCAACGGCTCGATTCGACCGCCCGGTTCAAAAAGTCTCACGAATCGTGCCCTGGTCGTTGCAGCGTTGGCAAGCGGGACATCGCATTTAACGGGTGTCCTCGACAGTCGCGATACCCAGGTCATGATCGACAGTCTGAAGCGATTGGGTCTGACCGTCGATCATGATGCTGCGAAAGGGACTGTCCGAATCGACGGTTGTCACGGAAATCCTCCCACCAGTGCGGCTGACCTCTGGCTCGAAAATAGCGGCACCAGTATCCGGTTTCTCACGGCGCTGTGTGCGTTGGGACAGGGACGATATCGTCTGGATGGCAATTCCCGCATGCGAGAGCGGCCGATCGCCGACCTGGTGGTCGCGCTGCGGCAGTTTGGAATCGAAGTCGAGTGTGAACTTGGCAACGACTGCCCGCCCGTCCTTATTCACGGACAAGGCCTGCCGGGGGGAACGATTTCGATCAAGGCCAATCTCTCAAGCCAGTTCCTCAGTGCCGTGCTGATGGCCGCACCCTGTGCTCAACAGACGGTTGAAATCCGTCTGGCAGGGGAACTCGTCTCTGAGCCCTACATTGAAATGACACTGGCCGTAATGTCTCAGTTCGGTGTCAACGTTGACCGGCCCGAGGCGGGCGTCTATCGGATCACTCCTCAGACGTACGTCGCGACGACCTACGACATTGAACCCGATGCCTCCGCGGCCAGTTACTTTTTCGGCCTCGCCGCAGTGACTCAAGGCAACATCACCGTCCATGGCCTGAATGCAAACGCTCTGCAGGGAGATGTGCACTTCGTTCGCGCACTCGAGCAGATGGGATGCCAGGTGACCTGGAACGCCGACAGTGTGACCGTCCAGGGTCGGCCGCTGCAGGGGATCGATATCGATATGAACGCCATCAGCGACACCGCACAAACGCTCGCTTGTGTCGCTCCGTTCGCCACGGGTCCCACGCGAATCCGCAATGTGGCGCACATGCGGTTGAAAGAAACCGATCGGGTCACTGCAGTCGTCACTGAACTGCAGAAATTAGGTTGCCGTGTGGAAGAACACCCCGATGGCATGACCATTCACCCGGGGCCGCTCCACGGCGGTACCGTGGCAACGTATGATGATCATCGAATGGCCATGAGTTTTTCGCTGATCGGACTTCGAGTTCCCGGAATCGTCATTTCTGACCCTGGATGCACGTCGAAGACCTATCCCAACTACTTCGAAGATCTCGAACGACTCTGCGGTAAAGCATGA